A stretch of the Bradyrhizobium sp. CCBAU 53351 genome encodes the following:
- a CDS encoding branched-chain amino acid ABC transporter permease, giving the protein MTSILTNLFDGVAYGMLLFVLACGLAVTLGLMNFVNLAHGAFAMAGGYVCMVLVNRMGWPFFAALPLAFVSSAAIGIALERTLYRHLYTRSHLDQVLFTIGLTFMSVAAVDYIQGSSRVFINLPAALQGQFDLFGVGIGRYRLMIIVICGLLTIALQMVLAKTRFGSRLRAAVDDPRAASGLGINVPQVFAFTFAFGCGLAGLGGALSAEILGLDPYFPLKFMIYFLIVVTVGGSSSITGPFLASLLLGIGDVAGKYYVPKMGPFVIYTMMIVILIWRPNGLFGRTAAR; this is encoded by the coding sequence ATGACCTCCATCCTCACCAACCTGTTCGATGGCGTTGCCTACGGCATGCTGCTGTTCGTGCTCGCTTGCGGGCTTGCGGTCACGCTCGGCTTGATGAACTTCGTCAACCTCGCGCACGGCGCCTTCGCCATGGCCGGCGGCTATGTCTGCATGGTGCTCGTCAACCGGATGGGCTGGCCGTTCTTCGCCGCGCTGCCGCTCGCCTTCGTCTCGTCGGCGGCAATCGGCATCGCGCTCGAGCGCACGCTCTACCGCCACCTCTATACGCGCAGCCATCTCGACCAGGTGCTGTTCACCATTGGTCTTACGTTCATGTCGGTCGCCGCCGTCGACTACATCCAGGGATCATCGCGCGTCTTCATCAACCTGCCGGCAGCGCTGCAGGGCCAGTTCGACCTGTTCGGCGTCGGCATCGGCCGCTACCGCCTGATGATCATCGTGATCTGCGGCCTGCTCACCATCGCTCTGCAGATGGTGCTGGCCAAGACGCGCTTCGGCAGCCGGTTGCGCGCCGCGGTCGATGATCCGCGCGCCGCGAGCGGCCTCGGCATCAACGTGCCGCAGGTGTTCGCCTTCACCTTTGCCTTTGGCTGCGGACTCGCCGGTCTCGGCGGTGCGCTGAGCGCCGAGATCCTTGGCCTCGATCCGTATTTCCCGCTGAAGTTCATGATCTACTTCCTGATCGTGGTGACCGTCGGCGGCTCCTCCTCGATAACAGGCCCGTTCCTGGCCTCGCTGCTGCTCGGCATTGGCGACGTCGCCGGCAAATATTACGTGCCGAAGATGGGCCCCTTCGTGATCTACACCATGATGATCGTGATCCTGATCTGGCGCCCGAACGGCCTGTTCGGCCGCACGGCCGCGCGTTGA
- a CDS encoding ABC transporter substrate-binding protein — MFERKIFSRAAAAAVIASFAAVAPAKAEDTVKVGLILPMTGGQASTGKQIENAIKLYMQQKGDTVAGKKIEIILKDDAAIPDKTKTAAQELIVNDKVNFIAGFGVTPAALAAAPLATQAKIPEVVMAAGTSIITERSPYIVRTSFTLAQSSTIIGDWAVKNGIKKVATLTSDYAPGNDALNFFKQNFTAGGGEVVEEVKTPLANPDFAPFLQRMKDAKPDAIFVFVPAGQGGNFMKQYAERGLDKAGIKVIGPGDVTDDDLLNNMGDAVLGTVTAHLYSAAHPSQMNKDFVAAYKKAFGNRPGFMAVSGYDGIHLIYEALKKTNGDTDGTKLVEAMKGQKWESPRGPISIDPETRDIVQNIYIRKVEKVDGELYNVEFATFEAVKDLGKTKK, encoded by the coding sequence ATGTTCGAACGCAAGATCTTTTCGCGCGCCGCGGCAGCGGCCGTCATCGCAAGCTTCGCGGCCGTCGCGCCGGCCAAGGCCGAGGACACCGTCAAGGTCGGCCTGATCCTGCCGATGACAGGCGGCCAGGCCTCGACCGGCAAGCAGATCGAGAACGCGATCAAGCTCTACATGCAGCAGAAGGGCGACACCGTCGCCGGCAAGAAGATCGAGATCATCCTCAAGGATGACGCCGCGATTCCGGACAAGACCAAGACCGCGGCGCAGGAGCTGATCGTCAACGACAAGGTCAACTTCATCGCCGGCTTCGGCGTGACGCCGGCCGCGCTCGCGGCCGCGCCGCTGGCAACACAGGCCAAGATCCCGGAAGTCGTGATGGCGGCAGGCACCTCGATCATCACCGAGCGCTCGCCCTATATCGTGCGTACCAGCTTCACGCTGGCGCAATCCTCGACCATCATCGGCGACTGGGCCGTGAAGAACGGCATCAAGAAGGTCGCGACGCTGACCTCGGACTATGCGCCGGGCAATGACGCGCTCAATTTCTTCAAGCAGAACTTCACCGCGGGCGGCGGCGAGGTCGTCGAAGAAGTCAAGACGCCGCTCGCCAATCCCGACTTCGCGCCGTTCCTGCAGCGCATGAAGGACGCCAAGCCCGATGCGATCTTCGTGTTCGTGCCGGCCGGCCAGGGCGGCAACTTCATGAAGCAGTATGCCGAGCGTGGCCTCGACAAGGCCGGCATCAAGGTGATCGGGCCGGGCGACGTCACCGACGACGACCTGCTCAACAACATGGGCGACGCCGTGCTCGGCACGGTCACCGCGCATCTCTACTCCGCGGCGCACCCCTCGCAGATGAATAAGGATTTCGTCGCAGCCTACAAGAAGGCGTTCGGCAATCGTCCGGGCTTCATGGCAGTCAGCGGCTACGACGGCATCCACCTGATCTACGAAGCGCTGAAGAAGACGAATGGCGACACCGACGGCACCAAGCTGGTCGAAGCCATGAAGGGCCAGAAGTGGGAGAGCCCGCGCGGCCCGATCTCGATCGACCCCGAGACCCGCGACATCGTGCAGAACATCTACATCCGCAAGGTCGAGAAGGTTGACGGCGAACTTTACAACGTCGAGTTCGCGACCTTCGAGGCAGTCAAGGATCTCGGCAAGACCAAGAAGTGA